Proteins co-encoded in one Opitutus terrae PB90-1 genomic window:
- a CDS encoding LEA type 2 family protein, translating into MKLSCFFSALLASLCLMTFGCSHGARPGGVTVSLVDFRPTEASLLESRGTLTLRYTNENISALGFYGSRHKLYLNGKYVGLAVSDQPFGIPPLNTTTQEVTVNLENLALVRQLVSVSESQQVSYRIESVLFQTIYEDKYEIKTTAEGMLDLRGLSAPAR; encoded by the coding sequence ATGAAGCTGTCCTGCTTTTTCTCCGCGCTGCTGGCGTCTTTGTGCCTGATGACCTTCGGCTGCTCGCACGGCGCACGGCCAGGCGGGGTGACGGTGTCGCTGGTCGACTTCCGGCCCACGGAAGCGTCGCTCTTGGAGAGCCGCGGCACGCTCACGCTGCGTTACACCAACGAGAACATCTCCGCGCTCGGTTTTTATGGCTCGCGCCACAAACTCTATTTGAATGGCAAATACGTGGGCCTCGCGGTCAGCGATCAGCCGTTCGGCATTCCCCCGCTCAACACCACGACCCAAGAGGTCACGGTGAATCTCGAGAACCTGGCGCTGGTCCGGCAACTCGTGTCGGTCAGCGAATCCCAGCAGGTGTCCTATCGGATCGAGAGCGTGCTCTTCCAGACGATCTACGAGGACAAATACGAGATCAAGACGACCGCCGAAGGCATGCTGGACCTGCGCGGGTTGTCCGCGCCTGCGCGCTGA